The DNA region ATGATCGCTTTTTGGTCTCTGTCCATttcattttctttctcttttccgTTAATCGCAAAAATAGGGTATCGAGCACGATTATTAAAACACACAACTTTTCCCATCCTgaccccccccctctttctccccTGTCCCATTCCTCCAACCATCTctctccccaccaaccaaccacctcaacagcTATATTCGCTACAGACCACCTTTATTTCCCCtcaaccaacctctccacctttTCCAGGAGTATCTTGCTCTCCCTTCCGAGTCTCATCTTGCCGTTCTTGTCCGGCctcttggccttgtccatTTGCCTTTGCCACTTTTCTCTCTGCTTGATCCTGTCTTCGCGTTCCTTTTGCCTCCGGGCAAATTCCGCGTTGCGGGCTTCCTGCTTTGCCTTGAGTTCAGCCGCTTTGGCGAGTTCTTTTTCGTAGTAGTCGGGTTTGCGCTGCTTTTGGTTTTTGCCGCGGGAGCGGTCCCCGTTGTTGcgtttggggagaggggggaagtCAGGAGCGTTGGcgttgggattggggggttcGTCGGttgtgaggaggtggaggcggtcGGGGTGGAGGTCTGGCTCGGGAGCTGGGCcagttggggagggtgagttGGGTGTTGGTTCGGAGGGCGCGCCTGCTGGGTGGATTatgggagagggtgggagctcggggagggcgggggtgggTTCGGAGGCGTGGGCGGCTTTGATTTTGgagtatttttttttaattttgGCTTTGGTGATGAGGTCTTTTTTGATTTTGGTCACTAAGAGATGGTTAGTGTAAGGGCGGCGCAAGACCATTGGGGTGGCACACCCTTGCGCTTCCAGGCGCCGTCGGGGAGGTTGTCGGGGCCTACTCGGAAGCCCTGGCGGGGTTTCTTTGTGAACTTGTCGGCGGCGTCGCCGTCTTCGTTGGGGCGCTTGGGTGCCatttttggggttggtgtgATGTTGGGGTGTGTGGGTTGAATGAAGCTCGATCTACGATTGACGATACttggagctggtggtggagggacTTTTTTGCCAGAAGATTCGCGATAAGCGCGTTATCGGTACTTGGCAGTTTGGGCGGTGAAGCAATTAAAGGTGGGTCGAGTTGTGCAATGGAACGCTAGATGCGCTAATGCTCGAGGTTCGGTTACTCACAGCCAACACATCTTCCTTTGTACTGCCAGGTATCAATCAACACTGATCAGGCGCACCAAAGAATTTGGAGATGGCGCAGAGGCACGGCAGATACGGGctgttttttccttttaccAAAAGAGCTCGAGTTTCAGACACAGGGCGAGGGTGACAAGCCGGCCGGAAAGATCCATGCTGACACTGACTGGCACCTTGAACGGCATTTGGCGGATGTGCTTCGACATGCTATCAAAGTGGCGATGACGCACATTGGTTCTGGACAATCTGTTGGCCCACCACCTGGCGTTCGCTTTCTTGCTGTTTTCCCTCACTCATCAGCAGCCACGAGAGCCAACGGGTCTTGCTTGGTCGGACCTAAGACAAGTGCAGTCACGACAATCCACGGGGCATCGGGCATGCCAGCGCCACCACAAAAGAAACCAGATGAAGGTACCCGGCATTGTTCGTGGACATCGCTAACCCCCACTGAGCAGCGGAGTACTTAAACCGCCCACAGAAGCCCAGTCCTGGTCTAGCGTCCCCTGATGTGGCCTGCCGTCACTATGAGAATCGAGCAACGTCTAAGCTCAGAATCATTCACTCACATCGACGCAACTTTTGGTCCGAACCGTTTTCTCTTGCCCAACGCCTCGGAGCAAGTCAGCTTGCTTCATTCAGACTCTTACAAGCCCCTGTCTGGACTTTTAATAACCCGCGCAAGGCACAGCTGCCGTTTCCAGCGCTCATCTAAGAAATAAGGAAAT from Podospora pseudopauciseta strain CBS 411.78 chromosome 6, whole genome shotgun sequence includes:
- a CDS encoding hypothetical protein (EggNog:ENOG503P50C) yields the protein MAPKRPNEDGDAADKFTKKPRQGFRVGPDNLPDGAWKRKVTKIKKDLITKAKIKKKYSKIKAAHASEPTPALPELPPSPIIHPAGAPSEPTPNSPSPTGPAPEPDLHPDRLHLLTTDEPPNPNANAPDFPPLPKRNNGDRSRGKNQKQRKPDYYEKELAKAAELKAKQEARNAEFARRQKEREDRIKQREKWQRQMDKAKRPDKNGKMRLGRESKILLEKVERLVEGK